Sequence from the Deltaproteobacteria bacterium genome:
TTCCCATTGCCAAGCACAAAACCAGGGTGCAGCTCGGTTGGTTCCACTTCCAAAATATCGGCCAGATCATTCATAAAAGCCTCATTTGCCATAAATAAGCTCCTCTAAATAATAATGATCATGGTTGCCGCCCATGAAAAACCAACCCCGAAGCCAACTAGTAAGCATCTATCTCTTTTATTGATTTTTCCTTCTTGCAGCGCCATTTCCAAGGCGATCGGAATAGTTGATGAACTGGTGTTAGCAAACCTCTTTAAATTAACGATGAATTTTTCTTTAGGAATTTTGATCTTCCGCCTCAGAGCTTCCAGCAAAAATTTGTTTGCCTGGTGGAAAATGAAAAAGTCGACGTCTGTTAAATCCATTTGAGATTTTTTCAAAAGTTGATTAACCACCTTTGGGACTTTATCCAGGGCAAAATTGAAAATCTCGGCTCCGTCCATAAACAGTTCTTGGTCTGAGCGGATATTACCGGAGGGGTCAATCTTTTCCCGCGCCGTCTCCGGGGTGGGACGAATGCGCCACCCCCCCGCTGGAATGATCAAATCTTTGGCGCCTTGGCCATCCGTGCCGAATGAAAATGGTCCGATCGCCTCCACTTCGGTCTCCAGGGCCGAGATTAAAGTAGCGGTAGCGCCATCGCCAAAAATAGGACGGGTGCTGCGATCTTTAGGATTAATAGTCTTGGATAGAGTTTCGCCGGTGATCAGCAGCACATTGGTGGCCTGTCCAGTTTCAATCAGTCCTTTCGCTAAGCCCAGGCCGTGGACAAAGCCCGCGCAACCCGAATTTACATCCACTGCCCCACAGCGCATTGGCAGTCCTAAACGTTTCTGCATAATACATGCCGAGGCAGGAAGAAAGTAATCCGGGGTCTGGGTACAGAATAGCAAAAAATCAATGTCTGATGAGGTCCAGTTACTGTTGTTCAACAGTTCTTGGGCCGCCCTAACTCCGAGATCAGAGGCGCATTCGGCTGGTCCGGCAATGCGGCGCGATTCTATCCCAATATTCTCAAAAATTTTGGTAATGGTTGGATCACCAAACTCCTCAACCAACTGGTCGTTGGTAAGTTGGGTGGGGGGCAGATATACTTTAATCCCCCTTATTGCAGCTTTTCTTAGCTTCACCGTTAATCTTTATCTTCCAAGTATTAAATTTGGGTCCACTAAAGCTGAGGAATGCACCTGACTTTTCCTAAAATAATGCATTCCAATTCCCACCTTTAAATAAATTTTACCATAGCCCCCGCCCATGAATAACCGACTCCGAAGCCGAGCAGTAAGATTTTGTCGCCCTTGTTTATCTTTCCCTGGGCCTGCGCCAGTTCCAGAGCCATGGGGATGCTCGCTGACACTGTATTCCCATAGGTTTCCATATTAATGCAAAACTTCTCTGTCGGAATTTTGGTCTTTTTGCGAAGCCATTCGAGCATATGTTGGTTGGCCTGATGAAAAACGAAATAGTCAACTTCGTCAATCTTCATGCCACATTTTTCGAGGAGCTGTCTCAGGACCAGGGGAACAGTTTTAAAAGAAAAGTTGAAAATTTCCGGACCGTCCATAAACAGATTTTGAGCCGAGCGGAAAATACCCTTGCCGTCGTCCTTCTCAATTGCAGTTGCCGGGCTTATGGGCAGTCGCAACCCTCCGGCTGGAACCATTAACATGTCGGCCCCTTTGCCGTCGGTCCCAAATACGAAAGGACCGATCAACTCTTCTTCGGTATCAACGGCCACGATCAACGTTGCAGCGGCGCCATCGCTAAAAATGGTCCTGGCGCTGTGGTCTTGGGGATTAATGAATTTGGTATAGGTATCCGCAGTGATAAATAGAACATTCTCCACTAGGCAAGTCTCAATGAGCCCTTTGGCTACCGCTATCCCATAAACAAAACCCGAGCAACCCAGATTTAGATCAAAAGCCCCGCAGCTGGTTTTAAGACCTAAACGGTCTTGCATGATACAGGCCGTAGTCGGTAGAAAATAATCTGGGGTTTGCGTACAGAATATCAAGAAGTCTATATCCTCAGGGCGACATACCCCGCTCTCAAACAGCTTTTGCCCGGCCGCCACACCTAAATCTGAAGCGCATTCATTGGCAGCCGCCACACCGCGTACCGCGATCCCGGTCTTTTGAAAAATCTTTAAGACATTCCGGTCTTGATACTCCTGGGCCAGCTGCTCATTAGTAAGCTTTCCCGCGGGTAGATGGCTTCTAATCGCCCTGATGGCTGCCCGGCGCTCTCTCACTGTTATCTCTCTTAAATCCTAAGTTTCCTCAATTATTCGATTGAAACCGAAATACAAAACCTAAATCGAGTTTTGCTGAGTAGTAGTTCCCAGAAATTCCTCACTGCCCACGCAGCCTGGCTGATTGATACCCTGACGCCGGAGGATTTTTCCGATTGTCATGGCGATGATCTTTAGATCCAACCACAGAGATTGGTGATCTACATACCATAAATCCAAGGCAAATTTATCTTCCCAAGAGATGGCATTGCGACCGCTGACCTGGGCCCAACCCGTGATGCCAGGCTTTACTTCATGACGGCGCCGCTGTTCCGGGGTATAACGTTCGAGATACTGCATTAACAAAGGCCGGGGTCCTACCAGACTCATTTCTCCCTTGAGAACATTGAATAGCTCGGGTAGCTCGTCCAGCGAGGTAGATCTAAGGAATTTACCCAAACTGGTTAGCCGCTCCGCTTCCGTTAATAGGCAGCCATTTTCGTCATAGTTATTGCTCATGGTACGGAATTTAATGATTTGGAAAGCTCTGCCATATAATCCGGTCCGGGGTTGGCGAAATAATACTGGACAACCCATGGAAAACCGGATTAGAACCGCAATAATTGCCATCACCGGGGCACAGATGGTTAGCCCCAGGCTTGCTCCCACCAAATCAAGAATCCGTTTCCACTCGGTATATTTCTGATATTGCATAGGCACAAATAGCATCCATGTTAGATTTTTGGAATTAGGCTACATTAATGATCTAATCTTTTTTGACCGACCTAATATCGTCACCACTATTATGGTTTTTTGTCTAAGGAGGTAATTATAAATCTTTTTTTTCAAACCTCTAGAAATCGACCGTATCGAAAAATTTGAGCAAATAAGAGGTTGCGGAGCGTGACCCGTGCAGTTTTCGGCCGGCCTAAAGACAGTTTGGGACAGAGGGCCATGGTTACTGGTGGCTGGCCGGGACATAATTTGGAATAATGGCTTTGAACTTGGCGATCAGGCCCGGCGCATCCTGTTGATGAACCAACGCGGCGATCTCCTCCAAGTAATTCTCCCAGACCTCCGCCTCCGGCTGGGTGGCCAAGGCTCTTAAGATCAGGGGATGATCAGTAGGAAATGACTGTTCATCGCGGTTGAACAGTTCTTCGTAAAGCTTTTCCCCGGGACGCAGGCCGGTATAAATGA
This genomic interval carries:
- a CDS encoding sugar transferase, with translation MQYQKYTEWKRILDLVGASLGLTICAPVMAIIAVLIRFSMGCPVLFRQPRTGLYGRAFQIIKFRTMSNNYDENGCLLTEAERLTSLGKFLRSTSLDELPELFNVLKGEMSLVGPRPLLMQYLERYTPEQRRRHEVKPGITGWAQVSGRNAISWEDKFALDLWYVDHQSLWLDLKIIAMTIGKILRRQGINQPGCVGSEEFLGTTTQQNSI
- a CDS encoding ketoacyl-ACP synthase III — protein: MTVRERRAAIRAIRSHLPAGKLTNEQLAQEYQDRNVLKIFQKTGIAVRGVAAANECASDLGVAAGQKLFESGVCRPEDIDFLIFCTQTPDYFLPTTACIMQDRLGLKTSCGAFDLNLGCSGFVYGIAVAKGLIETCLVENVLFITADTYTKFINPQDHSARTIFSDGAAATLIVAVDTEEELIGPFVFGTDGKGADMLMVPAGGLRLPISPATAIEKDDGKGIFRSAQNLFMDGPEIFNFSFKTVPLVLRQLLEKCGMKIDEVDYFVFHQANQHMLEWLRKKTKIPTEKFCINMETYGNTVSASIPMALELAQAQGKINKGDKILLLGFGVGYSWAGAMVKFI
- a CDS encoding ketoacyl-ACP synthase III, producing MKLRKAAIRGIKVYLPPTQLTNDQLVEEFGDPTITKIFENIGIESRRIAGPAECASDLGVRAAQELLNNSNWTSSDIDFLLFCTQTPDYFLPASACIMQKRLGLPMRCGAVDVNSGCAGFVHGLGLAKGLIETGQATNVLLITGETLSKTINPKDRSTRPIFGDGATATLISALETEVEAIGPFSFGTDGQGAKDLIIPAGGWRIRPTPETAREKIDPSGNIRSDQELFMDGAEIFNFALDKVPKVVNQLLKKSQMDLTDVDFFIFHQANKFLLEALRRKIKIPKEKFIVNLKRFANTSSSTIPIALEMALQEGKINKRDRCLLVGFGVGFSWAATMIIII